The window TTGACATGCATGCTGTAAATAAGCCAAAacataaaattccaaaaatatgtgATATGTTTATTTGACATGCATGCTGTCAGCAAGTGTGATTTCTTACAACTAATTCATCCAACCGACCTTCAGATCATCCTCCTTAAAACAAACACCCAAAACTCTTGTAAATAGTTACTTTGAcattttggaaaaataatataattatgatctTCAAGAAGAATAGGGAGTTGGATCCATGATAATGCAATCCTAATCAGAATATGATTTACATATGATCTCCAAACTGTAAGTCTACTCATAATCCAACTCTTTATGAGCAAGTTAAATCTCTATAAGGAGGGGACTTTGAAGCATAACTTAGGGTATGCACACTCAATTGCTTAAAAATCTTTCCCAAGCTTTCTCTCAACTAACAAGCTTGCTAACTTGGGCATCAGAGTGGTCTCCCAAGAACAGCTTCTGGGCCATCCTTaggttttaattgttttccaGGCACAACACATGAGTTCAATGTGGGAAGCAGCTTGATATTGACTAGCTCGTAGCCTTACTCAACAATTCTAACTTTTCAATAATATGGCTGTTTTTTGCTGTCTGTGGGAATAAACATAACGACAATTCATGATGACATCAATAACACTTTTAACTCTTCAACTTTGCTCACTGGTGTCAACAAGAAAAAGGGTGAGCTCATCCAAGAGATCAAATACaactatcaattaaaaacatgattcatCAAGATAATAGCCATGAATAACAAGGAGTTGGCCAAAACAATTTGTCAGCACATGAAATCGAGATAATCACAACTTAGGTCAGCCACTTATCAaactttgattattaaaaaaatacacatgcTGTGTCGTTCTTGAAAATTGCATCAACTTGCAAAATAAAACCTCCGTTACTACACAACAGTCATGAACTCCTTAATTTGTTGATTAAACCAGGAGAAAGAGAAATATGGGGAAGCCTCATGTCAAACTGAGGCGAGCTTGGCATATAGTGCCTACCTCAACATAAGTCCTTGACATACCTAGCTGCACCAGCTTGACACCAGGGTAATTAGCTTGGTGTGGTACTGTGTCCAGATATAAATGACAAGGACCACTTAGCTAACTTGAAGATTCAATGGAGATGAAACTTATCATTAAAAAGTTGCATGTTTAACACATCATCGGAGATTATGATCATGATAACAGAATTAATGATATGCTGGTATGCTGCTGTCATAAAGTTCACATTTtagtttgtttctttcttcGTTGTAAATACAACTTGTTATTTTGCATCTCCACACTCGGTATGAAATTCTGCTAACCTAGGGAACAAGTTTATTTCCCATTCATGATTAGCCTGATCACTATGAACTGTTGTTTCTCTAAGGACTCGTATAGTGATCAAATTCAGCCAAGTGGTCTACAATATAGCACCACTGAGATCAGATATGAGACAAGGATATCTAAAATAAGGATCAAGAATGAGCTGCCAGATAGCTTTGAATAACAAATCAACACAATCTGCACTCCAAGATAGCCTGACAAAGTCACAAGACGAGAAATAAGGGGACAATCAAGCTACAGGATAGCTCAGCATAGGCGCATGATTATAAGAACATCAAACAACCTTTTAAACAAAGCTAGGGTTGCTGGGTCATCACATGTGCTGTGAGATAACCGACCTACTTGTAAAGTCGAGGTACTAGACTGCTTGATGACCTAAAACCCGGTCTACAAGATACCCAAGGCCATGACTGAACCCAAGCTactaaataaagataatttggtCACAATAACTTATGCGACAAGATGGCTGAACTATCTACAGCTAGCTTCAGGATCAAGATGGCTAAATTGCACATAACTCTATGAGAAAGATAGTTGAGCTCTCAATAACTTGTTCTACTAGatagcaaagaaaagaaagcttaAGCCACAAGATGATTGAGCCTACTCCAAATTGATGTAATCGATAGCTCAGTAAAAGTCACAAATGAGATACCGGATATCTCAACTTTTTCTTCAAGAACTAAGTTGCCATGCTAAGCGTGCAAACCTTTCCAAGTCTAAAGAAGACTTTAGTTAAATTCTCAAGGGAGAATAAGAGAATAACAGCTTGTCATCCATAGATGATCAAAAGTAAGCTACATAGCCCAGTAATAATCACAAAAGAGCTACCGGATAGCTCAAAGAAAGGTCATATAATGTCAAGCCACTAAATGATAGTTCTATTGTTGATTTTACATATCAAAATATCTTAAGGGTGTTTCATAAAAAGCCTTAGTTTGGACACAACTGATCCAGACAATGAGCTAAGATCGCAAAAGTCCGTAAAGAATTTAAGCTCTACGAATCGGAAGCCAAGGGTCACTTGATGACGAAAAGAACAATATGATTAAACCCACCAAATAGCTTTATGTATGTAGTTGAAATTTAAGGGTTGGCTCATAAGCAGGCTACTATATATCCCAAAATGTCAGCTACAAAATAGAACTGCACCAATATaagaataatttactttttgCAAGAAAAGGTCATCAAAATGACCTAATAATTTTGACTTTAATTCCtgtacaaaaaaaattccatacCAAGCTTTCAGTCAAATACATTACACTACGAGCTTGGTAACTTAGGGGAAGGTAATTAGGGTTGAAaatggaataataataataataaaaagaaaaaaacatgataggGAAATTATTAGGGTTTAAGAGAACAGGAGTAGAGTACCATGTGAGGGTACTTGTCTTGATCGACAACGCGGGTGTTCTCGAGCTTGATGTTGAGGTATTGATCGACAGAGTGAAGAGTTCCTCTAATTGCCAAATCATTCTTCAGCTCTACCGTCACTTCTTTCCCTACCAAATCCTTGAAATACGAAAAGAACAACTGCACCCAAAAACCCCCATTATTCATAAACCCTAAATCATATCATTATCATTAACCTTTTAATTACAATCACGAGAAAAAATAGAGATGACTCACCATAATCTCTAACCTATCTGCGTTATGAATGTCTTTCTGTGACTGTTAAGCAGCTTATTAGGTCTCCTGCTACACTGCTTTGCTTCGATCGTTATGGAATGGAATGGAATACTCTACTCCTTTTTATACCTGCTTGCTTTGCTGGGATGACCAATATACCCCtccaccacacacacacacacacacacacacacacacacacacacacacatctcaCAGTTTAGCATTGATTGTTACAGTGTAACGATGAATTTGTATGTCCTAGACAAAAATAATGAACTGGTCATTGAAGGTAAAATGTTCTACTCGCTAGAATGAATctattgttattatcatattaatcaGAAATAAATcggttttcttataatttttagtgtagtaaaataatttaattattaaaaaaaaacaaataaattgcatctagagatttttttatttttttaacataataaaataattgaattatcctaaaaacaaaaattactaaACTAATATTCAaggcttttttatattttcattatgattttttagttatgATTAGGTTGTCTTAAGGGTAATTAGgtaattgaattaataaaaaatattatttaaaaaataattaatgagtaCAATGCATATGTTAgtaccaaggttgtcaattccgtttcggtaggtgttttgttttttcaattggaatggaatgtttcagtttcaaaGTGTTTCGGCatgccgtttcggggttgtactgttcatatatcttgaatttgaattatatatatatatatattcaacaaacataattcaaattcaagataaattaattataaattatgcaatacaaacacaatgccaaacaaatataattttaaaatttaaaatatttctaaatagtcaagattaaatagatctttaacttaaacaaaatatcaaaatattatgaaagtaaaatgttttaacacaaatattttaaatataaagttaggttaatgttatcaaggctaatggaatctaaaacatcttttattttgctcaaattcctacaaagtataaacatgaaaaaaacaacatgaatataaaccatatatattagtgataaatctaattttaaaaaattaatatcattgttaatgaaaatagtaataaaaattttcaatattattattaatatcattgttattgaaaattgtaatgaaaaggaactttttataattaggtggtttaattaattaaattgaacaaggttcaatttgattcaatagcTTTTCAAGAgtggaacggaacatgtggaatgaaacagGAACATTTCGGgtggaatttagccgaaaaatccggaacggatcgagatttaaaatgagatgaaatttgttccgttttttgaattggtatggaacgTTTCGGCCATTTCGAGCGAAACAGAacgaaattgacaaccttggacAGTACATGGACTCAACtaactctttattttcttttttaatgagaaaCTCAGGTTATATTGCCGGGATGAAGTTTTTGATACAcctaacattaaaataattctgaaaactTAATCATGGctcataaaaatcaagaaagaaattttcgcacattataattatgaaagaaaatatttgaattattgTCTGAGACTGATAGATGGCTcacaaaaattgaagaaaagagGCTGAGACGCAGTAGTTTAACCGACCACAGTGGGAGTCGAACCCACGACCTTCTGATCCGAAGTCAGACGCGCTAATCCACTGCGCTATGCGGTCCTCATTGTGCTGTAGTCCTCAGTGAAATAATATAGTTGTTTTACACGTTTGATTTACTTTCGCTTAAAAGATGCAGGGGAGTAGCCGGAATGGGCATGCCCCTGgctattttgcttttttaatttacatttccttattttatttcatttcaatagttaaattattgtttatttagaCTTTTGAcgaatgtaaaataaaatattagacaaaattcaaaaaagaagaagaaataattagagtaaaacctttttcattttaatagttCAGGAAATCTTTgtactttaaatttatatattttagatgactttaatatgctaatattaaaaataaaaaataatattatttaaatatatttttaattaaaaaaatcttgaactaCAATACTAACGAATCGATCCCCCTCTTCTTGTTCAAGATTAGTATTACTATCAAGCACATAATTAAGTAAAACAAcgcattttaatttaataaataatggtACCAAATTCTTGTAAACCTCTTGCAACATTGCCATGAAAGATCATCAAACCTACCACTAGCTCTGTGTGTTTGAATAAGTCACAACTTTTTGTGTACATGTTCGATGTTTCAACAATGTTGTGCCTACAGGATCCCCACTATTTTGTGCAACAAGAAGCAGCTCAGGTGAAGTTATACATGGTGAACTCCATAGCGTGAAAGCTTTAGCTGAATTTACGTTGTTAGAACAACAGGAAGGGTGGTGGGTGATCCAAGAACTTTGCTACCAACATCAGGAAATGTTTCATGACCTGGCAATGCGCTCACTTTTCCACTTCTGCTCACTTGAATTGGATATTGTAGCAAGTTTCCTCTCATTTCTTTACCCTCCTCGGAAACATATGCTTTCCAGTTGTGTCTGGAAATCTTACTCACTCGTTTCATGCATTCAAGGTGCTGAGGCTCGCCGAAAGCTTCCTCGAGGTTGCCTAGATGCTCTGCCCAAAGAGACATCCGGTAACCATATACCTGCAGTCAAGTAATCAACGATGAGGGTATGAAGAATGGCTTGAAATGTTTCCTttgtatttaatcaattaaaaaaaaacttaagttaacttatcaaacttgtaatttagattataattttagaataatcatataaaaaataaactgaaaaaaattatgattccaATAACCAAACagatataattgaaatttaaaaaaaagaacattgcAGACCgaaaaaaatgttgttgttCGTTGTGAAGGGGGTTGCTGTCGTTATGGCATGAGGATAGAGTGAAATTGGGGAAGAATTCAAATCAATTCATCAATTGTTTTGGCTGTGTTCCATTGTCACCATGACACACATCGCGGCAGGCAGCCCTTGCCGCCCAGTACTAGTTCGAAGAGTATTGCTTGCAGAGCTAAACTCTCTCACTACATTAAGCATTTAATCAATTATTCATTCAAACCCACGTTCCATAAtgcattttctaataaaaatatattatcacgtaatatacatataattaaagtttaaattgaAACTTCTCACCTCTGGAAGAAAAGATGGTAATGAAAACAAGTTTTCCTTCCCTCCTAAATTTTCCTCTCAAACCCACCAATTTCCTGTCAAAATCCTCTAGATTTAATCATTCAGTAGGTAGTCTAGTAGtaagaatttgaaattaagAGGTTTTCTTCTTTTGTGATTTCAGATTCGAGCCCTATAGTTGTTAATATGATGACTACTGGAgatttacatgatcgttaacttcagggcctgtaagattagtcgagatacacgtAAACTGACCTgaacatccatgttaataaaataaaaaaaatcctctagattttcattatttttcctaGCCTAATATCTTCCTAATCCCTTCTTACCCCTTTTATTCTTGTATGGAGATGTGAATTTGGGTAgaatattgaagaaatttgaaagaaaaaaaaaaaactctctcctTCTTTAAACAGCCGGCCACTATTGGCTTCCAAAGGAGGTCATCGGTGCTTATATACTCACCTTTTCGGCCTCTTAAGAAAAGTATTGCCTCtccttttaataattaaatgtttttcgtTTCACCGAGTATTTCATCTAGTCAACCcaactaatttttaatttaacacaattgtttttatccattttattattaatataaaaatctttcaatttcattttattttcaaattaggattttaatatttacaaactcagaaaattaattttaatctgAGTTTTACACTCAATGTCctttaaaaaaggaaattaaattcgtcattttttttttgtatcattgTCAtctgttgatgattttttttagtaaaatattttttctacttttcctttttcaaataaaataaagtggTGATCACTGTCTCATATTTTCAAGAACCGTTCTATTcattttagaaggaaaaaaaacccttaaaattaCCTTTCTATTTGTATTATCTAGGAAAATGAGGATTTGAGAAAAAGATTTGGCCACCTTATGTTttccaaatttatttaatttgacccGATTAGACTAAATTGCATTAAAATATAAGgtaattacaattaaaattttgaaaatggttaagaaaaaaacaatatttttttaaaataaaatattataggaATGAAAAAAGATCAATactttcttaaattatttttaaagaaattatattaatatttgatcaatgaattttttttataaaaaacaaataaataaataaatctttgaagaaatattgaaatttttctAATGTTGTATGTGTAGTTATCAAACCCGGCTAAAGGGTTGAATTctaaatcaactcaaaaaaattaaaaaaaataatatttaaagttttaatatctcacataaaaaaagtcaagaaacaattcatgtatatatagattatacatattataaataataaagttttaaaaattatttcaaattttttttattccacattaaaaagatattatatttttttttaaattgaagtatttaaataaaaaaattttctttatcttatattgaaaaaacataatttttttctcgtaaacataaaattacattttgaattctaaaaaaataaataaaagctacTTCTAGTGATAAACTCGTGTGTATAATGTTGgactgcataaaaaaaaaaatcctcttgTGTTCTTTTATACGCACAAGACAATACCTATATCTTCCCAACCTTAcctttatttaaaagtttttatccCTCCTTTAACTAAagccactattttttttattgtaatttttttttccgacgAACAGGTGCTCAtgagaaataagaaaatatcaattagatcaaagattatatttttcattatgaGGAAaaaatgttgatataaaaaaatatgttgctATTAGATTTCACCGGGTCaaccatataaataaataaaaatactcatgataagtattaattaaaaaaaactttaaaagtttttttataaaaaaaacatacaaataaaaaaatgtttaattagagatatacattttttaaaagaatctcTAATCCTATATTAATTATCTATATTGAAGAAACCATTTTGCTTGCTAATAAAAGAGATgttttttgaagaagaaaaaaatattaataaaaaatgaaaattttgaaaaaaataatatttttatcctgAATTACCGTTCTTTCGAATATCAATTTTTACtgccatacaaaaaaaaaaattactcctCGCTTTCCTTTTTAATCAGCGTTCACAACTCAATCATTATATGATTTATCCATTCATATATTTGTTGGAAAACAAATGCATAATGTTGAAGCCTTTTCGTCCTTTGTTATAAATTAGCTAGGAATCCTTTCCACAACATATACCCCTGCGTAGTAACTTCTATTAAAAGGCAGGAAAAAGTTGAAACACAGATGACAGATTGCACGCTTGTGGTAGAAGATATGCCATGACCGAGCAACCTCGCTAAGAAGCTCAAGCAGTTAAATAGACGGGAAAAATACCGCTTTCCTACTTTCCTACTAGTCTCATGAAGGCAAGCCTATTCACCAAACCAGTCATCGACAATTCATTTCATGTGTCTCGTGAGAATgcaaattgaaagatgaaagtgAATTACTGGTCCATTCTTACTTCCACCTCAGAGAACCATCAGTCTTCTCAGTATCTTCCCTGCACAACCCAATAAAGACGAGAGAAATAAGATGATATGGTGCAGGGCAAAAGGGAATCAACTCTTTCTTAAAACTGTACATTTTCACAAAAACTGATGGTGTTCAGCTTCTTCTCCTCACATTTCATCAGTGTACTTCACTTTCAAGCACGCAGAGTTTCCCAGGAGATCTATTGGTAATTGAAGAATAGTAACCACTAAACTCTTGATGATAAAACTTTCCAGTAATCTAACTTGTAAGCAGTCAGGGGCTAACCTAGCTACACAAGATGGCATTTTAATCTATCTTCCGATCAACAAATCTACAAGTCATGCGTGCATGCATGCAAGGTCAGTAAACCATTCTTCGTCCTCACCTGCACTATGAAACCATCTATGGATAATCTAAAAACAGTGTGAGAAAAAAGTTCCGTTTATTCACTTAATGGGGGGTGTGCCTTACTTGGTTTGACCACCCTGGTGGTCCCAATGGTGCATAGTTCCCTTGCTCTCCTTGCATGCCCATCTGCTCCATTTGTGCAGACCTCTAACCTTCACCTGGGTTACGTTGTCCATAGCTACTATTTCCACCTTGCCCATAGTTTCCACCATAGGTGGGAGAATAATTCCAGTTCTCTCCCCTGTAATCTCTTTGCCCAGGAGATTCATGATCCCTCCAATCTCCTTGTGTAAAGCTCCTTTGGTCTGGGTCATACTGATTTCCCTGCTGTCTTTGGAAGTAACCTTGCTGTCCTGGGGGGTGATGATTTCCCTGCCGTCCTTGGTTATAACCTTGCCCTGGGGGAAAATGATTTCCCTGCTGTTCTGGGTTGTACCCTTGCTGTCCTGGGGGGTAATGACTTCTCTGCTCTCCCTGGTTGTAACCTTGCTGTCCTGGGGGAACACGATTTCCGTGCTGTCCTGGATATGTGTTCCTTTCCCCAGGGGCATAATCCCTATTGTTCATCGGCATCCTTCCTCGCCCTGCAGGACCATGATTTTGCTGTGGTGGACCATTTTGTTGAGACCTGTAGTTACTACCACCTACTTGCTCTCCTTCGTTGTAACCTTGCTGTCCTGGAGGATCATGATTTCCTTGCTGTCCTGGATACATGTTCCTTCCTCCAGGGGCATAATCCCTATTGTTCATCAGCATCCTTCCTCCTAGCCCTGGAGGACCATGATTTTGCTGTGGTGGACCATTTTGTTGAGACCTGTAGTTACTAC of the Populus nigra chromosome 7, ddPopNigr1.1, whole genome shotgun sequence genome contains:
- the LOC133698646 gene encoding sm-like protein LSM2; this encodes MLFFSYFKDLVGKEVTVELKNDLAIRGTLHSVDQYLNIKLENTRVVDQDKYPHMLSVRNCFIRGSVVRYVQLPPEGVDVDLLHDATRREARGG